One Kitasatospora sp. NBC_01287 DNA window includes the following coding sequences:
- a CDS encoding serine/threonine-protein kinase: MEALGAADPRQLGGYRLLRRLGAGGMGQVYLGRTAGGRTVAVKTVRAEYAADHEFRVRFRQEVAAARQVGGRWTAPVLDADTEGPQPWVATGYVAGPALGTAVREFGPLPGAAVRALGFGLAEALATVHGLGLVHRDVKPSNVLLALDGPRLIDFGITRAMDAATALTRSGFVVGSPGFLSPEQAQGLLAGPPSDIFSLGAVLAYAATGDAPFGEGVSAPVLLYRVLHEEPDLARLSSVDPALRALVAACLAKDPQARPTPVQLRAALASDGEPALALERRDWLPAPVAGALARLAVELLDLDGATGAGGSNIGGSNIGDPRIGAPQIGGGHATGAGLDGTGRAAPAFTRTAGSAPGSVHGAAHGSAHGATPPPAPTYAPTPSPGALPTAVPGGRPPRGRGLLTVLLAAVVAAAVAGTAVWLTDDHGSTPTAATTQQQSHQQAPTLNAATGTPGSGTHPGTSAPPAAPDSPSAAGAAAAGAVPSAFLGTWQGKLSSPQFSTQADFRITIAQGQVGDPVATIHNNTGPGTAYCDDVGSLTSAAAERLVITSEPTTGLSGCIAITLPQIYTRNANGTLHLVIDGVSGDLAKTG, translated from the coding sequence ATGGAGGCGCTGGGGGCGGCGGACCCGCGGCAGTTGGGCGGGTACCGGCTGCTGCGCAGGCTGGGCGCGGGCGGGATGGGCCAGGTCTACCTGGGCCGGACGGCCGGCGGGCGGACGGTGGCCGTGAAGACGGTGCGCGCCGAGTACGCGGCGGACCACGAGTTCCGGGTGCGCTTCCGCCAGGAGGTGGCGGCCGCCCGGCAGGTCGGCGGCCGCTGGACGGCGCCTGTGCTGGACGCTGACACCGAGGGCCCGCAGCCCTGGGTGGCCACCGGCTACGTGGCCGGGCCCGCGCTGGGCACGGCGGTGCGCGAGTTCGGCCCGCTGCCGGGTGCGGCGGTCCGCGCGCTCGGGTTCGGGCTCGCGGAAGCGCTCGCCACCGTGCACGGGCTGGGCCTGGTGCACCGTGACGTGAAGCCGTCCAACGTCCTGCTCGCGCTGGACGGCCCACGGCTGATCGACTTCGGCATCACCAGGGCGATGGACGCCGCCACCGCCCTCACCCGGTCCGGCTTCGTCGTCGGCTCCCCCGGGTTCCTCTCCCCCGAACAGGCCCAGGGGCTGTTGGCCGGGCCACCCAGCGACATCTTCTCGCTCGGCGCCGTGCTCGCCTACGCGGCCACCGGGGACGCCCCGTTCGGCGAGGGGGTGAGCGCGCCCGTGCTGCTCTACCGGGTGCTGCACGAGGAGCCGGACCTGGCACGGCTGAGCTCGGTCGACCCCGCGTTGCGGGCGCTGGTCGCCGCCTGCCTGGCCAAGGACCCGCAGGCGCGCCCGACACCGGTTCAGCTGCGCGCCGCACTCGCGTCGGACGGCGAGCCGGCGCTCGCGCTGGAGCGGCGCGACTGGCTCCCGGCGCCGGTCGCGGGGGCGCTGGCCCGGCTGGCGGTCGAACTGCTGGACCTGGACGGCGCCACCGGGGCCGGCGGCTCGAACATCGGCGGCTCGAACATCGGCGACCCACGGATCGGCGCCCCACAGATCGGCGGCGGGCACGCGACAGGGGCCGGCTTGGACGGGACGGGACGGGCAGCGCCGGCCTTCACCCGGACGGCCGGATCAGCACCTGGATCAGTGCACGGGGCGGCGCACGGATCGGCGCACGGGGCGACACCGCCCCCGGCTCCGACGTACGCTCCCACGCCCTCGCCCGGCGCACTTCCCACTGCGGTGCCCGGCGGCCGACCGCCACGTGGACGCGGGCTGCTGACCGTGCTGCTCGCGGCGGTCGTCGCGGCGGCGGTGGCGGGAACGGCGGTGTGGCTGACCGACGATCACGGGAGCACCCCGACCGCCGCCACGACGCAGCAGCAGAGCCACCAGCAGGCACCGACCCTCAACGCGGCCACCGGCACCCCCGGCAGCGGCACACACCCGGGCACCTCCGCCCCGCCGGCGGCGCCCGACTCGCCCTCGGCGGCCGGGGCCGCGGCAGCCGGGGCGGTGCCGAGCGCCTTCCTCGGCACCTGGCAGGGCAAGCTCAGCAGTCCGCAGTTCAGCACCCAGGCCGACTTCCGTATCACCATCGCCCAGGGCCAGGTCGGCGACCCGGTCGCCACCATTCACAACAACACCGGCCCCGGCACCGCCTACTGCGACGACGTGGGCTCGCTGACCTCCGCCGCCGCCGAGCGCTTGGTCATCACCTCCGAACCGACCACCGGGCTCAGCGGCTGCATCGCGATCACCCTGCCGCAGATATACACCCGCAACGCGAACGGCACCCTCCACCTGGTGATCGACGGCGTCAGCGGCGACCTGGCGAAGACGGGATAG
- a CDS encoding trans-acting enoyl reductase family protein — translation MHSERPYDLVLFGATGFTGRLTAEYLARAVPEGCRWALAGRSLDRLTEVRRSLTAIDPALAELPLLTADAADRTALREVAGAARVVISTVGPYLRHGEPLVAACADAGTDYVDLTGEPEFVDRMYLLHHARAKANGARLVHACGFDSVPHDLGVLFTVRTLPAGTRDAPVEVRGFVRAGGTFSGGTFASALTALSRPRAAARAARERRAVEERPAGRRIRTTPDRPRWSDDARAWAWPLPTIDAQVVGRSAAALPLYGPDFRYGHYAAVKHLPVALGGSAGIALLLAAAQLPALRRGLSALRKPGEGPSAARRADSWFTVRFAAESGGARVWTEVGGGDPGYTETAKMLAESALSLAFDELPVTAGQVTPAVAMGEALIERLQAAGIRFRVLVKPPARAPRRVV, via the coding sequence ATGCACTCCGAGCGCCCCTATGACCTCGTCCTGTTCGGCGCGACCGGCTTCACCGGTCGGCTCACCGCGGAGTACCTCGCCCGTGCCGTGCCCGAGGGCTGCCGCTGGGCCCTGGCCGGCCGCAGCCTCGACCGGCTGACCGAGGTGCGGCGCTCGCTCACCGCCATCGATCCCGCGCTCGCCGAACTGCCGTTGCTCACCGCCGATGCCGCCGACCGGACGGCGCTGCGGGAGGTGGCCGGTGCGGCCCGGGTGGTGATCTCCACCGTCGGTCCCTACCTGCGCCACGGCGAGCCGCTGGTCGCCGCCTGCGCCGACGCGGGCACCGACTACGTCGACCTGACCGGCGAGCCCGAGTTCGTGGACCGGATGTACCTGCTGCACCACGCGCGGGCCAAGGCGAACGGCGCACGGCTGGTGCACGCCTGCGGCTTCGACTCGGTGCCGCACGACCTCGGGGTGCTCTTCACCGTGCGCACGCTGCCGGCCGGTACCAGGGACGCCCCGGTCGAGGTGCGCGGGTTCGTCCGGGCCGGCGGCACCTTCTCCGGCGGCACCTTCGCCTCGGCACTGACCGCGCTCTCCCGGCCGCGGGCCGCCGCCAGGGCCGCGCGCGAGCGCCGCGCGGTCGAGGAGCGCCCGGCCGGCCGGCGGATCCGCACCACGCCGGACCGTCCGCGCTGGTCCGACGACGCGCGGGCCTGGGCCTGGCCGTTGCCCACCATCGACGCGCAGGTGGTGGGCCGTTCGGCGGCCGCATTGCCGCTCTACGGACCCGACTTCCGGTACGGCCACTACGCCGCCGTCAAGCACCTGCCGGTCGCGCTCGGCGGCAGCGCGGGGATCGCGCTACTGCTCGCGGCGGCCCAACTGCCGGCCCTGCGCCGCGGGCTCTCGGCGCTGCGCAAGCCGGGGGAGGGGCCCAGTGCGGCGCGGCGGGCCGACTCCTGGTTCACCGTCAGGTTCGCGGCCGAGAGCGGTGGGGCGCGGGTCTGGACCGAGGTCGGCGGCGGCGATCCCGGATACACCGAGACGGCGAAGATGCTGGCCGAGTCGGCGCTCAGCCTCGCCTTCGACGAGCTACCGGTGACGGCGGGGCAGGTGACGCCGGCCGTCGCCATGGGCGAGGCGCTGATCGAGCGGCTGCAGGCCGCCGGCATCCGTTTCAGGGTGCTGGTCAAGCCCCCGGCGAGGGCGCCACGCCGGGTGGTCTGA